Proteins encoded within one genomic window of Thiothrix litoralis:
- the pssD gene encoding PssD/Cps14F family polysaccharide biosynthesis glycosyltransferase, whose protein sequence is MNISILLVYGEGGHHDQAMRLMKQMQSLDPKIEFIHVTDTVTMKAESIEKIYTVPPIRHKNESFNPLNFVNAYLKAVTLTVKLVRQYQPRAVIGFGPGICIPVFMVCKVLNVKKRIFFEDWCRFTSKSLSGKACSPFSTKFFVQNESLKELYRDAEFAGRL, encoded by the coding sequence ATGAACATAAGTATATTGCTTGTGTACGGCGAGGGCGGGCATCATGATCAGGCAATGCGCCTGATGAAACAGATGCAGTCACTTGACCCCAAGATTGAGTTCATTCATGTGACCGACACGGTGACGATGAAGGCTGAATCTATTGAAAAAATCTATACAGTTCCGCCCATTCGCCACAAAAATGAGTCCTTCAATCCCCTCAACTTTGTGAATGCATATTTGAAGGCGGTAACCTTGACGGTAAAGCTGGTACGGCAATATCAACCCCGTGCGGTGATTGGTTTTGGTCCTGGTATTTGTATTCCGGTTTTCATGGTTTGTAAGGTGCTTAACGTTAAAAAGCGGATCTTTTTTGAAGACTGGTGCCGATTTACCAGTAAGAGTCTTTCAGGAAAAGCCTGTTCTCCATTCAGCACCAAGTTTTTTGTGCAGAATGAATCATTGAAGGAGTTGTATCGTGACGCTGAATTTGCAGGACGCCTCTAA
- a CDS encoding glycosyltransferase family 4 protein has protein sequence MKKKIGILTFYPMHGGGIFQYIQSMVDALAADKSSTYIIFADENDRRFDGYGLEVRKLTPSNRSGLNQVIIFSQLFLGMRQPFFLRDDERRAYADIDLFMSPATSVYPHLFLKKPFIFTLHDMQEKYYPHAFTRTERFKRALRNQALTKAAKAVICESNYVKEDIMNFLGGNANKIAVIQSPPPDFLLRYEAKPENFAAVKRKYGLPERYIFYPAQCWFHKNHIKLVEAFNIIAKETDEDVSLILSGSQKDNYPKLVAKIQELGLEGRIKHLGYIDYEDIPYLYKMARMLVMPTLFESVSIPIYEAFALGVPVCCSNVVALPEQVGDAALIFNPNDPADMADKMVQLLRDKPLATELAARGRQRVRSFDHKEYATKILSVIDR, from the coding sequence ATGAAGAAAAAAATAGGTATACTGACATTCTACCCTATGCATGGCGGCGGAATTTTTCAATATATCCAGTCAATGGTTGATGCGTTGGCTGCTGATAAAAGCAGTACGTACATCATTTTCGCTGACGAAAATGACCGCCGTTTTGATGGTTATGGTTTGGAGGTCAGAAAGCTGACCCCCTCAAACCGTTCTGGCCTCAATCAAGTGATCATCTTTTCCCAGCTTTTCCTGGGGATGCGTCAGCCCTTCTTCCTCAGGGATGATGAGCGGCGGGCGTATGCTGACATTGATCTGTTTATGTCGCCTGCCACATCGGTTTATCCACATTTATTTCTCAAGAAGCCGTTCATTTTTACCTTGCATGACATGCAGGAAAAATATTATCCCCATGCCTTTACGCGGACAGAGCGTTTCAAGCGGGCGTTGCGTAATCAGGCACTCACCAAGGCCGCGAAGGCAGTCATTTGTGAGTCTAATTACGTCAAGGAGGATATTATGAATTTTCTGGGGGGGAATGCTAACAAGATTGCTGTTATTCAGTCGCCTCCGCCAGATTTCTTGCTCAGGTATGAGGCCAAGCCGGAAAATTTTGCGGCAGTAAAACGCAAATATGGTTTGCCAGAACGCTACATTTTTTATCCGGCACAGTGCTGGTTTCACAAGAACCATATCAAACTGGTTGAGGCGTTCAATATCATTGCCAAGGAGACGGATGAGGATGTTTCCCTGATCCTTTCTGGCTCGCAGAAGGATAATTACCCCAAGCTGGTGGCAAAAATACAGGAGCTTGGGCTTGAGGGCCGCATCAAGCACTTGGGCTATATTGATTATGAGGATATTCCTTATCTTTACAAAATGGCGCGGATGTTGGTGATGCCAACGTTATTTGAAAGCGTGAGCATACCCATTTATGAGGCGTTCGCCTTGGGCGTTCCAGTGTGTTGCTCCAATGTGGTGGCATTGCCGGAACAGGTAGGTGATGCTGCGCTGATTTTCAACCCGAATGATCCTGCGGATATGGCGGACAAGATGGTGCAACTGTTACGTGACAAGCCATTGGCGACAGAGCTTGCCGCCAGAGGCAGGCAGCGTGTCAGGAGCTTTGATCATAAAGAGTACGCCACCAAAATTCTGAGTGTCATTGATAGGTAA
- a CDS encoding oligosaccharide flippase family protein: MKNIHRNIAFSGLGYILPLLASLATIPLMIKYMGEDVYGLYIICISLIGFMTFVDLGVGQAIVKYVSQYEVTGENTKIKPILDIALMMYVVLGISIAALVALFSLPLGKLIYNADTVKAVMAGKALSITALAFLLSYINQFFLNVFKAYHRFDIPAVIQNSANIAGIVSATVLVLLGYDLLVILWGYVIIQVVALTAGYILGKRVLPVGVVLGLSFDRHIFAEMLSFSIYTFVSNFLGGIVSRLDKFIIGAILGTEAVTYYQIPHTIAQMANGIIQVLSQITFPRFSELSSLNDTVGRLALYKRSMLLVFLASMGIAVALISAGGAFLELWISAEFALKSTLTLQIIALYFFFQSNTVVAYWALQGSGNAKVTALSSFLGTVAYLVGIYFLTQYYGYNGAAMSLFLLLTPMPYFYSWVERNVGHKFSEYLLLTGLFVVFGLLIVLGLSQLHRFMPSNALFILVDGIVLTGVIGAALSYLFREELRLRFRSSVNYK; this comes from the coding sequence ATGAAAAACATACATAGAAACATTGCGTTCAGCGGCCTTGGCTATATTTTACCGCTGTTGGCATCATTGGCGACTATCCCGCTGATGATCAAGTACATGGGCGAGGATGTCTATGGCTTGTACATCATCTGCATTTCACTCATTGGTTTTATGACATTTGTTGACCTCGGTGTAGGGCAGGCGATCGTTAAGTATGTTTCTCAATATGAGGTGACGGGGGAGAATACCAAAATCAAGCCGATTTTGGATATTGCCTTGATGATGTATGTCGTCTTGGGTATTTCCATTGCTGCGTTGGTAGCGTTGTTTTCATTGCCACTGGGCAAGTTGATCTATAACGCTGATACTGTAAAAGCGGTGATGGCGGGCAAGGCTTTGTCCATCACGGCTTTGGCATTTCTGCTGAGTTATATCAATCAGTTTTTTCTGAATGTATTCAAGGCGTATCACCGTTTCGATATTCCTGCGGTGATTCAAAATTCAGCGAATATTGCCGGAATTGTATCGGCTACCGTGCTGGTGTTGCTGGGCTATGATTTGCTCGTCATTCTGTGGGGGTACGTCATTATTCAGGTGGTGGCGCTGACAGCAGGGTATATTCTGGGCAAGCGAGTGTTGCCGGTAGGCGTGGTGTTGGGCTTGTCATTTGATCGGCATATTTTTGCTGAAATGCTGAGCTTTAGCATTTACACGTTTGTCAGTAATTTTCTGGGTGGGATTGTCTCCCGGTTGGACAAATTCATTATTGGTGCAATTCTGGGTACAGAGGCCGTGACCTATTACCAGATTCCCCATACGATTGCGCAAATGGCTAATGGTATTATCCAGGTGCTGAGCCAGATTACCTTCCCACGCTTCAGTGAGTTGTCCAGCTTGAACGATACGGTCGGGCGTTTGGCTTTGTATAAACGCTCGATGTTGCTGGTTTTTCTTGCTAGCATGGGCATTGCTGTCGCGTTGATTTCGGCGGGTGGAGCATTCCTTGAATTGTGGATTTCCGCAGAGTTTGCGCTCAAAAGTACGTTGACCTTGCAGATCATCGCGTTGTATTTCTTCTTCCAGTCCAACACGGTGGTGGCTTATTGGGCACTGCAAGGTTCTGGTAATGCCAAGGTGACGGCATTGAGTTCTTTCTTGGGCACGGTTGCTTATTTGGTGGGCATTTATTTCCTGACGCAATACTATGGTTACAATGGTGCGGCAATGTCACTATTCTTGTTGTTGACGCCCATGCCCTATTTCTATTCGTGGGTAGAGCGTAATGTTGGACATAAGTTTAGTGAGTACTTGTTGCTAACTGGTCTGTTTGTGGTGTTCGGCTTGCTGATTGTCCTAGGGTTGTCGCAATTGCATCGTTTTATGCCGAGCAATGCGTTATTCATTCTCGTCGACGGCATTGTTTTGACTGGTGTGATTGGTGCAGCGCTGTCATACCTGTTCAGGGAAGAGCTGCGCCTTAGATTTAGATCATCTGTTAACTATAAATAA
- a CDS encoding DegT/DnrJ/EryC1/StrS family aminotransferase, translating into MTQLQQNNGFLPVSRPTITKKEIEYVTAAIASGWVSSLGEYITAFEEKFAEFCGTKYALTCSNGTTSLHLALVTMGVEAGDEIIMPDLTFIATANAAKYVGAVPVLVDIDPETLCIDPTAIEAAITAKTKAIIPVHLYGHPANMPAIMAIAEKHNLLVIEDAAEAHGAEVNGKKVGAWGHCGSFSFYGNKVITSGEGGMITTDDEALYTRAKYLRDHAMSPTKRYWHTEVGYNYRMTNLQAALGLAQLERIQEILDKKQEAFAWYQAALEGVPGISLNRTAPWAKNVYWMVTMEIAGINETQRDEFMKRLRELDIDSRPYFYPLSEMADYPGTHTPVTYQVYPTGINLPSYFDMERRDVERVCAAVRKCMEMFQ; encoded by the coding sequence ATGACTCAATTACAACAGAATAATGGTTTTTTGCCTGTTTCTAGGCCGACCATTACTAAAAAAGAAATCGAGTATGTGACGGCCGCCATTGCATCGGGATGGGTTTCCTCCCTTGGCGAGTACATCACCGCATTTGAAGAAAAGTTTGCCGAGTTTTGTGGCACAAAGTACGCGCTGACGTGTAGTAATGGCACGACATCCCTGCATTTGGCGCTGGTGACGATGGGGGTTGAGGCGGGTGATGAGATTATCATGCCTGATTTGACCTTCATTGCTACCGCTAACGCGGCTAAATATGTGGGGGCAGTGCCAGTGTTGGTGGATATTGATCCTGAAACACTGTGTATTGACCCGACTGCTATCGAGGCTGCGATCACCGCCAAAACCAAAGCAATCATTCCTGTCCATCTTTATGGGCATCCGGCGAACATGCCTGCGATTATGGCGATTGCGGAGAAGCACAATTTACTGGTCATTGAGGATGCAGCAGAGGCGCATGGTGCTGAGGTCAATGGCAAGAAAGTTGGCGCTTGGGGGCATTGCGGTTCGTTCAGTTTTTACGGGAACAAAGTCATTACCTCGGGCGAGGGCGGTATGATCACCACGGATGACGAGGCACTGTATACCCGTGCCAAGTATTTGCGTGACCATGCGATGAGTCCAACCAAGCGTTATTGGCATACCGAGGTAGGCTATAATTACCGCATGACCAATTTGCAAGCAGCCTTGGGTTTGGCTCAGCTTGAACGTATTCAGGAAATTCTCGATAAAAAGCAAGAAGCCTTCGCTTGGTATCAAGCAGCTTTGGAGGGCGTGCCAGGTATCTCCCTGAACCGTACCGCACCTTGGGCGAAAAATGTGTACTGGATGGTCACGATGGAAATCGCGGGCATTAATGAGACACAGCGTGATGAATTCATGAAAAGATTGCGTGAACTCGACATTGATAGTCGGCCTTATTTTTATCCATTGTCTGAGATGGCTGATTACCCGGGAACCCATACACCCGTGACTTATCAGGTCTATCCGACGGGCATTAATCTGCCATCTTATTTCGACATGGAGAGGCGTGATGTCGAACGGGTATGCGCGGCTGTCAGGAAATGCATGGAAATGTTTCAATAA
- the wecA gene encoding UDP-N-acetylglucosamine--undecaprenyl-phosphate N-acetylglucosaminephosphotransferase, giving the protein MSFAGIFLLVSFISALSILLLTPLAVRLRLVDVPNEARKCHEGSIPLIGGVSIYAGLVMGISLFITPNINSLTYLLCSSIIVALGVADDIRNLSPKLRLVVQSMVAVLMMFTVSGMYIHSLGTMFGFASIDLGVAGYFVTVLAVIAAINAFNMIDGIDGLLGISSLVTFSGMGILFSLNHDTTNMKLTLILSVALIPYLIANLAGGVHEKEKRISKIFMGDTGSMLIGFTVVWLLIQGTQQPSEGSGGNSFSAATALWLIAFPLMDMVRVIVDRVLRGQSPLNADRTHLHHILLNCGDSKQLALLKISTLSAFFAVVGIAMHVSEVREAIIFLAFLMGFVLYTYRVSRLKKKFVQ; this is encoded by the coding sequence GTGAGTTTTGCGGGCATTTTTTTATTAGTTTCTTTTATATCTGCGTTATCCATTCTGCTCCTGACGCCCTTAGCGGTTAGGCTTAGACTGGTTGATGTGCCTAATGAGGCACGTAAGTGTCACGAGGGAAGTATCCCCTTGATAGGCGGCGTTTCTATTTATGCAGGGTTGGTGATGGGGATTTCGTTATTCATTACCCCTAATATCAACTCACTGACTTACTTGTTGTGCAGCAGCATCATTGTGGCGCTGGGAGTGGCGGACGACATCAGAAATTTGTCGCCGAAGCTGCGTTTGGTTGTTCAGAGCATGGTCGCGGTGCTGATGATGTTTACAGTCAGTGGGATGTATATCCACAGTCTGGGCACAATGTTTGGGTTTGCTAGCATTGATCTCGGGGTGGCGGGCTACTTTGTGACGGTGCTTGCTGTCATCGCTGCCATCAATGCATTTAACATGATAGATGGAATTGATGGGCTTCTGGGTATTTCTTCGCTGGTCACCTTTTCGGGCATGGGAATCCTATTCTCCTTGAATCATGACACGACCAACATGAAGCTGACCTTAATCCTGTCTGTGGCTCTCATCCCTTATCTGATTGCTAATCTTGCCGGTGGTGTCCATGAGAAAGAGAAGAGAATCTCGAAGATTTTCATGGGTGACACAGGTTCCATGCTGATTGGCTTTACTGTGGTCTGGCTGTTGATTCAGGGTACGCAACAACCGTCAGAGGGTAGTGGTGGCAATAGCTTTTCTGCGGCAACGGCGCTGTGGTTGATTGCTTTTCCATTGATGGACATGGTGCGGGTTATCGTTGACAGGGTGCTACGTGGTCAGTCACCACTGAATGCTGACCGTACACATCTTCACCATATTTTGTTGAATTGTGGGGACAGCAAGCAACTGGCACTTTTGAAAATCAGCACTTTGTCGGCATTTTTTGCAGTCGTGGGCATTGCAATGCATGTTAGCGAGGTAAGGGAAGCAATCATCTTCCTGGCTTTCTTGATGGGCTTCGTTTTGTACACTTACAGAGTGAGTCGCTTGAAGAAAAAGTTTGTTCAGTAG
- the ruvB gene encoding Holliday junction branch migration DNA helicase RuvB — translation MEKQASHLLSPHLRREEAYADEHIRPRRLQDYIGQPVVREQMEIFIHAARHRGDALDHVLIFGPPGLGKTTLSHIIAHEMGANLRQTSGPVLEKAGDLAALLTNLEPHDVLFIDEIHRLSPVVEEILYPALEDFQLDIMIGDGPAARSIKLDLPPFTLVGATTRAGLLTSPLRDRFGIVQRLEFYNVDDLAYIVQRASTIIGASIDTEGAQEIARRSRGTPRIANRLLRRVRDYVQVKGNGLIDRDMADKALNMLNVDHQGFDHMDRRLLLAVMEKFDGGPVGVDSLAAAIGEERGTIEDVLEPFLIQQGFLMRTPRGRVATRRAWQHFGLNIPAHLNLAGNNTDQEGTSLDLFE, via the coding sequence ATGGAAAAACAAGCATCTCACCTCCTGTCACCGCACCTGCGTCGCGAAGAAGCTTATGCGGATGAGCACATACGCCCACGCCGCCTGCAAGATTACATCGGTCAACCGGTCGTGCGTGAGCAGATGGAAATTTTTATTCATGCTGCCCGCCACCGGGGGGATGCACTCGATCACGTCCTGATCTTTGGACCACCCGGCCTAGGTAAAACAACGCTATCACATATAATAGCGCATGAAATGGGCGCTAACCTGCGTCAAACCTCAGGGCCAGTACTGGAAAAAGCTGGGGATCTCGCCGCCCTGCTGACCAACCTTGAACCACATGATGTACTCTTTATAGACGAAATCCACCGTCTCAGCCCTGTAGTAGAAGAAATCCTCTACCCCGCCCTGGAAGATTTCCAGCTCGACATCATGATCGGTGATGGCCCGGCAGCACGCTCCATCAAGCTCGACCTCCCTCCCTTCACCCTCGTCGGGGCAACTACTCGTGCTGGCTTGCTGACCTCACCACTGCGCGACCGCTTCGGCATTGTGCAGCGTCTGGAATTTTACAACGTCGACGACCTTGCCTACATCGTACAACGCGCCTCAACCATTATCGGGGCAAGCATTGACACAGAGGGCGCACAGGAAATCGCCCGGCGCTCACGCGGCACACCACGCATTGCCAACCGCTTGCTGCGGCGAGTGCGTGATTACGTGCAAGTAAAAGGTAACGGCCTGATTGACCGCGACATGGCTGACAAAGCCCTCAATATGCTCAACGTCGACCACCAAGGCTTCGACCACATGGACAGACGCCTGCTATTAGCTGTCATGGAAAAATTTGACGGCGGCCCAGTGGGGGTAGACAGTCTCGCCGCTGCCATCGGTGAAGAACGCGGCACCATTGAAGATGTGCTGGAACCCTTCCTGATTCAGCAAGGTTTCCTGATGCGCACCCCACGCGGCAGGGTGGCCACCCGCCGCGCTTGGCAACACTTCGGGCTGAATATTCCGGCACACCTTAACCTTGCAGGTAACAACACTGATCAGGAGGGCACAAGCCTTGACCTGTTTGAATGA
- the ybgC gene encoding tol-pal system-associated acyl-CoA thioesterase, whose translation MTCLNDSNAFVLPVRVYYEDTDAGGVVYHANYLKFMERARTEWLRTLGFEQDTLAQELNIVFVVGSLDIQYRKPARFNDTLNITASISDLGRASMVFKQSIWRDSSNNSPELLTTASVKVVCVSMGTFRAITIPKQIRELLQ comes from the coding sequence TTGACCTGTTTGAATGATAGCAATGCCTTTGTACTGCCTGTGCGGGTGTACTACGAAGACACCGACGCGGGCGGCGTGGTGTACCACGCCAACTACCTGAAATTTATGGAGCGAGCCCGCACCGAATGGTTACGCACCCTCGGTTTTGAGCAAGACACGCTAGCACAAGAGCTGAACATCGTGTTTGTCGTCGGCAGCCTCGACATTCAGTACCGCAAGCCTGCCCGCTTCAATGATACCCTGAACATCACCGCTAGTATTAGCGACCTAGGGCGAGCGAGCATGGTTTTCAAGCAAAGTATCTGGCGTGACAGCTCGAATAATTCACCTGAACTATTGACAACGGCTAGCGTCAAAGTAGTCTGTGTTTCTATGGGCACATTTCGGGCAATAACTATTCCAAAACAGATAAGGGAACTCCTTCAGTGA
- the tolQ gene encoding protein TolQ: MTTDLSILKLIMDASLVVKIVMALLIIASLLSWTLIIVKSSTISSTQSSVTKFEERFWSGVSLNSLYEDLSQKVNRHGLERIFYDGFHEYKRALNVDPNSRLSVTDSVQRSMRVASSKEVDDLEQNLAFLATVGSTSPYVGLFGTVWGIMNSFISLGQMQQATLGVVAPGIAEALIATAIGLFAAIPAVIAYNRFSDKIDRLVVSYDNFREEFTALLERHASTQRKPA; the protein is encoded by the coding sequence GTGACAACAGATCTTTCCATCCTAAAATTGATTATGGATGCTAGCCTCGTCGTGAAAATCGTCATGGCTTTACTGATCATCGCATCCTTGCTCTCTTGGACGCTGATCATCGTCAAATCCAGCACCATCAGCAGCACCCAAAGCAGCGTCACCAAATTTGAAGAACGCTTCTGGAGCGGAGTTTCATTGAACTCCCTGTACGAAGACCTGTCTCAGAAAGTGAATCGGCACGGGCTGGAACGCATTTTTTACGACGGCTTCCACGAATACAAGCGGGCGCTCAACGTAGACCCTAACTCACGGCTTTCCGTCACCGACTCTGTGCAACGCTCGATGCGGGTTGCCTCCTCCAAAGAGGTGGACGATCTGGAACAAAATCTGGCGTTTTTGGCAACTGTCGGCTCCACCAGCCCCTATGTTGGCCTGTTTGGAACCGTGTGGGGAATCATGAACTCATTCATTTCACTCGGACAAATGCAACAAGCCACCCTCGGCGTCGTCGCGCCCGGCATTGCCGAAGCCCTGATTGCCACCGCCATCGGCTTGTTTGCCGCGATTCCGGCAGTCATTGCCTACAACCGTTTCAGTGACAAAATTGACCGTTTGGTAGTGAGTTACGACAACTTCCGCGAAGAATTCACCGCACTGCTGGAACGCCATGCCAGCACCCAAAGGAAACCCGCATGA
- the tolR gene encoding protein TolR, with protein MSAPRRRRKIMAEMNVVPYIDVMLVLLVIFMVTAPIMQTGVKVDAPDVQAEPLDANNQLEPLTLSVDASGKLFLDDGTEMPADGVTAYVTSQMDAKAERPVYVRADSTVEYRYLMNAMVAVQKAGAKKIGLMADPAPPDQQ; from the coding sequence ATGAGCGCACCACGCCGCCGCCGTAAAATCATGGCAGAAATGAACGTGGTTCCTTATATAGACGTGATGCTGGTGTTGCTGGTCATTTTCATGGTCACAGCGCCCATCATGCAAACCGGGGTAAAGGTCGACGCACCCGATGTACAAGCCGAACCGCTGGACGCCAACAACCAACTGGAACCGCTTACCCTTTCGGTGGATGCCAGCGGCAAACTATTTTTGGACGACGGCACTGAAATGCCAGCCGACGGCGTAACCGCCTATGTGACCAGTCAAATGGATGCCAAAGCCGAGCGCCCCGTTTATGTCAGAGCCGACAGCACCGTGGAATACCGCTACCTCATGAACGCGATGGTTGCCGTACAAAAAGCAGGTGCTAAAAAAATCGGCCTGATGGCTGACCCAGCGCCACCTGACCAACAGTAA
- the tolA gene encoding cell envelope integrity protein TolA, whose protein sequence is MFKEILNKPQALFWAVVLHILIVVVLLLSFKWTDRPDVAENTAIEVMVPPDATPTEEPTDKKPARTAIKASEDASPSVANETAKAEAAAKAEAATKAEAAAAQAKADAQRKADTEAKALADKKAREKADRAAEAAAAAKAQQAAREKAAEYKETAAEERAKAEARRRAEARAEERRQALEAEKATERKQAAASKAKAEAAAKALADKKAREKADRAAEAAAAAKAQAKAKAAADAKAEAAAAAKAEAKAEAAAAAKAQAKAEAAAAAKAEAKARAAANAKAEADAKAKSEALARKKAAEEEAQLAADRERWKAAEAKRKAAEDDARRAAAAAAAAAAAGPSSRDLGNARAAWTSAIKRKVKGNWNKPSQSFGMSATARVSVRNGGSIGRFSLNCDGSPAYCDSLKAAIHGSDPFPKPEYSELYGDTLVITF, encoded by the coding sequence ATGTTCAAGGAAATACTCAACAAACCACAAGCACTGTTTTGGGCAGTCGTACTGCACATTCTCATTGTGGTAGTGCTCTTACTCAGTTTCAAATGGACTGACCGCCCGGATGTCGCTGAAAACACCGCCATCGAAGTCATGGTTCCCCCCGATGCCACCCCAACGGAGGAACCAACGGACAAAAAACCCGCACGGACAGCTATCAAAGCCAGTGAGGATGCATCCCCCTCCGTAGCCAACGAAACCGCCAAAGCAGAGGCAGCCGCCAAAGCAGAGGCAGCCACCAAAGCAGAAGCTGCCGCCGCACAAGCCAAGGCAGATGCACAACGCAAAGCAGATACGGAAGCCAAAGCACTCGCTGATAAAAAAGCCCGCGAAAAAGCAGACCGAGCAGCGGAAGCCGCCGCAGCAGCAAAAGCACAGCAAGCTGCCCGTGAAAAAGCCGCCGAGTACAAAGAAACAGCGGCTGAAGAACGCGCCAAAGCCGAAGCCCGCCGTCGAGCCGAAGCCAGAGCCGAAGAGCGCCGCCAAGCGCTGGAAGCTGAAAAAGCCACCGAACGCAAGCAAGCAGCCGCCAGCAAAGCTAAAGCAGAGGCAGCCGCCAAAGCACTCGCCGATAAAAAAGCCCGCGAAAAAGCAGACCGAGCAGCGGAAGCCGCTGCCGCCGCAAAAGCACAGGCCAAAGCTAAAGCGGCGGCAGATGCTAAAGCAGAAGCCGCTGCCGCCGCAAAAGCAGAAGCCAAGGCAGAAGCTGCCGCAGCAGCAAAGGCACAGGCCAAAGCAGAAGCCGCCGCCGCCGCAAAAGCAGAAGCCAAAGCTAGGGCTGCTGCTAACGCCAAGGCCGAAGCCGACGCCAAAGCCAAATCGGAAGCACTAGCCCGCAAAAAAGCTGCCGAAGAAGAAGCACAACTCGCCGCTGATCGCGAACGCTGGAAAGCTGCCGAAGCCAAACGCAAAGCGGCTGAAGATGACGCCCGCCGTGCTGCCGCCGCAGCGGCTGCGGCCGCCGCCGCTGGCCCTAGCAGCCGCGACCTAGGCAATGCCCGTGCCGCCTGGACGAGTGCCATCAAACGCAAAGTCAAAGGCAACTGGAACAAACCCTCCCAAAGCTTCGGCATGTCTGCGACCGCGCGCGTCAGCGTCCGCAACGGTGGCAGTATTGGGCGTTTCTCGCTGAACTGTGATGGTAGCCCAGCGTATTGCGACTCCCTGAAAGCCGCCATTCACGGTTCCGACCCATTTCCTAAACCGGAATACAGTGAACTGTACGGTGATACCCTTGTCATTACCTTCTGA
- the tolB gene encoding Tol-Pal system beta propeller repeat protein TolB yields MNTKILTSLLLSASVLFPVMTQAEELHIHIDSDASTDGTRLLVAPFGPLAKVIEADLQRSGRFALIDPTRAGGGLTPDALRAAGAEYAVIGSQTGGLDFQLINVNSGQVVGSFRIPSHPNQRRMAHKAADLIFEKLTGVKGAFDTRIAYVSASGPAKNQTYQLIVSDADGYNPRTIVSSRKPVMSPSWSPDARQVAYVSYETGRPVVYAQDLASGSKRTISDPNRSSISPSWSPDGRSIAYSVADRGNYNIVVAGATGGGARQITNTRGINAEPQWADSGTLVFTSDRSGQPQLYKTTPNGGTESRMSFSGGYNAGASIAGNTVAMVRQNGSNSSITIMDAASKQEHTISRGTQDDSPAISPNGMMVLYATDAGGRNSLAVASDNGKAHQSLYSQAGDVRDPAWSPYLD; encoded by the coding sequence ATGAACACGAAAATTCTCACCTCCCTCCTGTTATCAGCCAGCGTGTTGTTTCCGGTCATGACACAGGCCGAAGAATTACACATCCACATTGACAGCGACGCCTCCACTGACGGCACACGCCTGCTGGTTGCACCGTTTGGGCCGCTGGCAAAAGTGATCGAAGCCGACTTGCAACGCAGTGGGCGCTTTGCCCTGATTGATCCGACACGCGCCGGGGGCGGCCTAACACCTGATGCACTCCGCGCAGCCGGGGCAGAATACGCCGTCATTGGCAGCCAAACCGGCGGGTTGGACTTCCAACTGATCAACGTCAACAGCGGGCAGGTCGTCGGCTCGTTCCGCATTCCGTCCCACCCCAACCAGCGGCGCATGGCACATAAAGCAGCCGACTTGATATTTGAAAAGCTAACCGGGGTAAAAGGCGCATTCGATACCCGTATCGCCTACGTTTCCGCCAGTGGCCCTGCAAAAAACCAGACCTACCAATTGATCGTGTCGGATGCGGATGGCTATAACCCGCGCACCATCGTTTCTTCCCGCAAGCCAGTGATGTCACCAAGCTGGTCACCGGATGCCCGGCAAGTCGCTTACGTTTCGTATGAAACGGGTCGTCCGGTGGTGTACGCGCAAGACTTGGCCTCTGGTAGCAAACGCACCATCTCCGACCCGAACCGCTCCAGCATTTCCCCCTCCTGGTCGCCGGATGGGCGCTCGATTGCCTACAGCGTCGCCGACCGTGGCAATTATAATATCGTCGTCGCGGGTGCAACGGGCGGTGGCGCACGCCAGATCACCAATACACGCGGTATCAATGCCGAACCACAATGGGCAGACAGCGGCACGTTGGTGTTTACTTCTGATCGCAGCGGGCAGCCGCAGCTTTACAAAACCACCCCGAATGGCGGCACGGAAAGCCGTATGTCCTTCAGCGGTGGTTATAACGCCGGAGCCAGTATTGCGGGCAATACCGTGGCGATGGTACGCCAAAATGGCAGCAATTCCAGCATCACCATTATGGATGCGGCCAGCAAACAGGAACACACCATTTCACGCGGCACGCAGGATGATTCACCCGCCATTTCCCCGAATGGCATGATGGTGCTGTACGCCACCGATGCGGGTGGGCGCAACTCATTGGCCGTTGCCAGTGACAATGGCAAAGCCCACCAGAGCCTGTACTCACAGGCGGGCGATGTACGCGACCCGGCTTGGTCCCCCTACCTTGATTAA